In one window of Prevotella sp. E13-17 DNA:
- the feoB gene encoding ferrous iron transport protein B → MRLSELRTGDKGVIVKVLGHGGFRKRIIEMGFVKGKTVEVLLNAPLQDPVKYKVMGYEVSLRRQEAEQIEVVQEQAVPVVSNAVAGAQGSVVEERRDAHHEALRKRRHLNVALVGNPNCGKTSLFNYASGAHAHVGNYSGVTVDATVAKAEMFGYEFDLTDLPGTYSLSCYSPEELYVRKHLAEAMPDVVINVIDASNLERNLYLTTQLVDMNVPMVGALNMYDEFERRGDTLDLDTLSHLFGVPMIPTSFKTGMGVKELFKAVIQVYEGNLGPSRHIHINYGHELENGISDIQTYLKADEHIRQRYSTRYLAIKLLEHDSDVLQYVGNHLEGESKNEQRRLLLAARDKADTRIKEETGTDAETAIMDAKYGFINGALTESKFRTGEKEDTYRTTHLIDRVMSNRFFGLPIFFFILFVMFQTTFVLGQYPMDWIEQIVEWIGSWVGQIMSEGPLQSMLVDGVIGGVGAVIVFLPQILILYFFISLMEDSGYMARAAFIMDRMMHVMGLHGKSFIPLIMGFGCNVPAVMATRTIESRRSRLITMMIIPLMSCSARLPIYIMIIGTFFAVEYQSWIMLSLYAIGILMAVVVSKLFSRFVIKGEDTPFVMELPPYRWPTAKAIWRHTWEKGKEYLKKMGGIILVASVIVWALGYFGPHGVADDMSHSFIGALGRLIAPIFSLQGFSWQMDVSLLAGVGAKEIVASTIGILGGLDSVGPLAAYSYLLFVLIYFPCIATIVAVKHETGSWRWAGFMALYTTLLAWVVSALAYQIGLLFV, encoded by the coding sequence ATGAGATTATCAGAACTGAGAACAGGGGATAAAGGCGTCATCGTGAAAGTGCTGGGACACGGTGGTTTCCGCAAGCGCATCATCGAGATGGGATTCGTCAAGGGCAAAACTGTTGAGGTGTTGTTGAACGCACCTTTGCAGGATCCTGTGAAGTATAAGGTGATGGGCTACGAAGTCAGTCTGCGCCGACAAGAAGCTGAACAGATAGAAGTGGTACAGGAACAGGCGGTACCAGTTGTTAGTAATGCGGTGGCGGGAGCCCAGGGAAGTGTCGTCGAGGAGCGACGCGATGCCCATCACGAGGCACTGCGCAAACGCCGCCATCTGAACGTAGCCTTGGTTGGCAATCCCAACTGTGGTAAGACCTCACTGTTCAATTATGCCAGCGGTGCTCATGCCCATGTGGGCAACTATAGTGGTGTCACTGTCGATGCTACCGTGGCCAAGGCCGAGATGTTTGGCTACGAGTTCGACCTCACCGACCTGCCCGGCACCTATTCGCTCTCGTGCTATTCGCCCGAGGAACTTTACGTCAGAAAGCATTTGGCTGAAGCGATGCCCGATGTGGTTATCAATGTGATCGACGCCTCCAATTTGGAGCGCAATCTTTATCTCACCACACAGTTGGTGGATATGAACGTACCCATGGTGGGGGCACTTAACATGTACGATGAGTTTGAGCGTCGCGGTGACACTCTCGACCTCGACACCCTTTCTCATCTGTTTGGCGTACCCATGATTCCCACCTCTTTCAAGACCGGCATGGGCGTCAAAGAACTCTTTAAGGCCGTCATCCAGGTGTATGAGGGCAACCTGGGTCCCTCTCGCCATATTCACATCAACTACGGTCACGAGTTAGAGAATGGCATTAGCGACATTCAGACCTATCTGAAAGCCGACGAGCATATCCGTCAGCGCTATTCTACGCGCTATCTGGCTATCAAACTGCTTGAGCACGACAGTGACGTGCTGCAGTATGTCGGAAACCATCTCGAGGGCGAGAGCAAGAACGAGCAGCGTCGCCTGTTGTTGGCCGCACGTGACAAAGCCGATACACGCATAAAGGAAGAAACTGGAACCGATGCCGAGACCGCCATTATGGATGCCAAGTATGGCTTCATCAATGGTGCCCTCACCGAGTCTAAGTTCCGCACAGGCGAGAAGGAAGACACCTACCGCACCACACACCTCATCGACCGTGTAATGTCCAACCGCTTCTTTGGTTTGCCCATCTTCTTTTTCATTCTTTTCGTGATGTTCCAGACAACCTTTGTCTTAGGACAGTACCCCATGGATTGGATTGAACAAATAGTAGAGTGGATCGGCAGTTGGGTGGGGCAGATCATGAGCGAGGGCCCCTTGCAGTCCATGCTGGTCGATGGCGTTATTGGTGGTGTTGGAGCTGTCATCGTCTTCCTGCCCCAGATACTGATTCTCTATTTCTTCATCTCGCTGATGGAGGATTCAGGCTATATGGCTCGTGCAGCCTTTATCATGGATCGTATGATGCATGTCATGGGACTGCATGGCAAGTCGTTCATCCCCCTCATCATGGGCTTCGGATGCAATGTGCCAGCCGTGATGGCAACCCGCACCATTGAGAGCCGCCGTTCGCGCCTCATCACGATGATGATTATTCCCCTCATGTCGTGCTCGGCACGTCTGCCCATCTATATCATGATCATCGGCACCTTTTTTGCCGTGGAGTATCAGTCGTGGATCATGCTCAGTCTCTATGCCATCGGCATCCTGATGGCGGTGGTTGTGAGCAAGCTGTTCTCGCGCTTCGTCATCAAGGGCGAGGACACCCCCTTTGTGATGGAACTGCCTCCATATCGTTGGCCTACAGCCAAAGCCATATGGCGCCACACGTGGGAGAAAGGTAAAGAGTATCTGAAGAAGATGGGTGGCATCATCCTGGTGGCCTCTGTCATTGTGTGGGCTTTGGGCTATTTCGGTCCTCACGGAGTGGCTGATGACATGTCTCACAGCTTTATTGGTGCATTGGGTCGCCTGATTGCCCCGATATTCAGTCTGCAGGGTTTCAGTTGGCAAATGGACGTATCACTGTTGGCAGGTGTGGGCGCCAAGGAGATTGTGGCATCTACCATCGGCATCTTGGGCGGATTAGACTCTGTCGGTCCTCTTGCAGCCTATAGCTATCTGCTCTTTGTACTCATCTACTTCCCCTGCATTGCGACCATCGTTGCCGTGAAGCACGAAACTGGGTCGTGGCGATGGGCTGGTTTCATGGCTCTCTACACCACGCTGCTGGCCTGGGTCGTTTCTGCGCTGGCTTATCAGATAGGTCTTCTCTTCGTATGA
- a CDS encoding diphosphate--fructose-6-phosphate 1-phosphotransferase gives MEKSALQIARAAYQPKLPLGLQGAVKVQEGAATQSVDNQEEIKALFPNTYGMPLVEFVPGQETAHEKMNVGIILSGGQAPGGHNVITGLFDAVKKLNPENRLFGFILGPGGLVDHNYMELTADIIDEYRNTGGFDMIGSGRTKLEKVDQFEKGLEIIRELGIKAIVIIGGDDSNTNACVLAEYYAAKNYGVQVIGCPKTIDGDLKNDQIETSFGFDTACKTYSELIGNIERDCNSARKYWHFIKVMGRSASHIALECALQTQPNICLVSEEVEAKQMSLDDVVSYIAETVAARAKDGNNFGTVIIPEGLIEFIPAIKKLIAQLNDVLALPEAKNISRDEQVDFAKSHLTAENLVVFNSLPEGVARQLALDRDPHGNVQVSLIETEKLLSEMVAKKLDAMKAEGKYVGKFSAQHHFFGYEGRCAAPSNFDADYCYALGTSAAQLIAAGKTGYMAIVKNTTAPAAEWKAGGVPITMMMNMERRNGEMKPVIRKALVELDGKPFKTFAANREKWARETAYIYPGPIQYWGPTEVCDQPTRTLALEQSK, from the coding sequence ATGGAAAAAAGTGCATTGCAGATTGCAAGAGCTGCTTACCAGCCCAAACTGCCCCTCGGACTTCAGGGCGCAGTAAAGGTGCAGGAGGGTGCCGCCACTCAGAGTGTTGACAATCAGGAAGAGATCAAGGCCCTCTTTCCCAATACCTATGGCATGCCTCTCGTAGAGTTCGTTCCTGGTCAGGAGACAGCCCACGAGAAAATGAATGTTGGTATCATCCTCAGTGGTGGTCAGGCTCCTGGCGGTCACAACGTGATCACCGGTCTCTTTGATGCTGTTAAGAAGTTGAACCCCGAGAACCGTCTGTTCGGTTTTATTTTAGGTCCTGGTGGTCTGGTTGATCACAACTATATGGAGCTGACTGCCGATATCATCGACGAGTATCGCAACACTGGTGGCTTCGATATGATCGGTTCTGGTCGTACCAAGCTTGAGAAAGTTGATCAGTTTGAGAAGGGTCTCGAGATTATCCGTGAGTTGGGCATCAAGGCTATCGTCATCATCGGTGGCGACGACTCTAACACCAACGCTTGCGTATTGGCAGAGTACTATGCTGCAAAGAACTATGGCGTACAGGTGATCGGTTGTCCTAAGACCATCGACGGCGACTTGAAGAACGATCAGATTGAGACTTCTTTCGGCTTCGATACTGCATGTAAGACTTACTCTGAGCTCATTGGTAACATCGAGCGCGACTGTAACTCAGCACGCAAATACTGGCACTTCATCAAGGTGATGGGCCGTTCGGCATCTCACATCGCCTTGGAGTGTGCCCTGCAGACTCAGCCAAACATCTGCCTCGTTTCTGAGGAGGTAGAGGCAAAGCAGATGAGCCTCGACGATGTAGTAAGCTATATCGCAGAGACCGTTGCTGCCCGTGCTAAGGATGGCAACAACTTTGGTACTGTTATCATCCCCGAGGGTCTGATTGAGTTCATCCCCGCCATCAAGAAACTGATAGCTCAGCTCAACGACGTGCTGGCATTGCCCGAGGCAAAGAACATCAGCCGCGACGAGCAGGTTGACTTTGCAAAGAGTCATCTGACAGCCGAGAACCTTGTTGTGTTCAACAGCCTGCCAGAGGGTGTTGCTCGCCAGTTGGCACTCGACCGCGACCCTCACGGCAATGTACAGGTGTCTCTCATCGAGACAGAGAAACTGCTTTCTGAGATGGTAGCTAAGAAGCTCGACGCTATGAAGGCTGAGGGTAAGTATGTCGGCAAGTTCTCTGCTCAACACCACTTCTTCGGTTACGAAGGACGTTGCGCTGCTCCTTCTAACTTCGATGCAGACTACTGCTACGCTCTGGGTACCAGTGCTGCTCAGCTGATTGCTGCCGGCAAGACTGGTTACATGGCTATCGTTAAGAACACCACAGCACCTGCTGCTGAGTGGAAAGCTGGTGGTGTGCCCATCACCATGATGATGAACATGGAGCGTCGTAACGGTGAGATGAAGCCCGTTATCCGCAAGGCTCTCGTAGAACTTGATGGCAAGCCCTTCAAGACCTTCGCAGCCAATCGCGAAAAGTGGGCACGTGAGACAGCATATATCTATCCTGGTCCAATTCAGTACTGGGGTCCCACTGAGGTTTGCGACCAGCCTACACGCACTCTGGCTTTGGAGCAGAGCAAGTAA
- a CDS encoding glycoside hydrolase family 25 protein produces MPAKKRSKYNHKRSKTKRRQGFFALLRHRLPGWTWLLGGIAMMGLYIWGFWYFFVSPYGIRWKAIYGEVDYPAGYNIHGIDVSHYQGTIDWELLRNRGTIDECPIRFVMIKATEGTDRLDPKFKRNFSKAHEYGFTRGAYHFYSMHSDAAAQARFFIKNVDLKKGDLPPVLDVEHKPQNKSKQQFKHDVLSWLRIVEKHYGVKPILYTYYRFKQDYLNDTVFDQYPYWIAHYYVDSVSYRGPWKFWQHTDMGQLPGIKGKVDLNIYNGSYYELRQLTIGSQETIGVDAYQDE; encoded by the coding sequence ATGCCTGCAAAGAAGAGATCAAAGTATAACCACAAACGCAGCAAGACGAAGAGACGTCAAGGTTTCTTTGCCTTGCTGCGTCATCGTTTACCAGGATGGACGTGGTTGCTCGGAGGCATTGCCATGATGGGGCTCTATATCTGGGGGTTCTGGTATTTCTTCGTGTCGCCCTACGGCATCCGTTGGAAAGCCATTTATGGCGAGGTTGACTATCCTGCTGGCTACAATATCCACGGCATCGATGTCAGCCATTATCAGGGCACCATCGACTGGGAACTGCTGCGCAATCGCGGCACGATAGACGAGTGTCCCATCCGCTTCGTCATGATCAAGGCTACCGAGGGTACCGACCGTCTGGACCCTAAGTTCAAGCGTAACTTCTCGAAAGCGCATGAATATGGGTTCACGCGTGGCGCCTATCATTTCTACAGCATGCACTCGGATGCGGCAGCACAGGCTCGTTTCTTTATCAAGAACGTTGACCTGAAGAAGGGCGACCTGCCTCCTGTGCTTGACGTGGAGCATAAGCCTCAGAACAAAAGCAAACAGCAGTTCAAGCACGATGTGCTCAGTTGGTTGCGCATCGTAGAGAAACACTATGGCGTCAAGCCAATTCTTTATACATACTATCGTTTCAAACAGGACTACCTGAACGACACCGTCTTTGATCAATATCCCTACTGGATAGCTCATTACTACGTGGACAGTGTCAGCTATAGGGGACCCTGGAAATTCTGGCAGCACACTGACATGGGACAGTTGCCTGGCATCAAGGGCAAAGTTGATCTGAACATCTACAACGGTTCTTACTACGAGTTGCGCCAACTCACCATTGGCAGTCAGGAAACCATCGGTGTCGATGCTTATCAGGACGAGTAA
- a CDS encoding sigma-70 family RNA polymerase sigma factor, whose protein sequence is MGKTNDINKLVEQNQGFVITTARQYQGRGLDIDDLISEGNVGLIKAAQKFDPERGVPFVNYAVVFIRQQIEKALKHEGELTRVESNGKGMRRSVDAPLGSKANVSLLSVLVNPNSPLADERVYNANTAEAVEYALDKLDERSRMVVESYFGIAQDHLTMSEIADDMNLKRERVRQIRDHAIRQIKKHYKQYLSNL, encoded by the coding sequence ATGGGAAAGACGAATGATATCAATAAGTTGGTTGAGCAGAATCAGGGATTCGTGATTACCACTGCTCGTCAGTATCAAGGTCGTGGTCTTGATATTGACGATCTGATTAGCGAGGGAAATGTCGGACTGATCAAGGCCGCCCAAAAGTTTGACCCTGAGAGGGGTGTGCCTTTCGTCAACTATGCTGTTGTCTTTATTCGCCAGCAGATAGAGAAGGCCCTGAAGCACGAAGGCGAACTGACGCGTGTAGAGAGCAATGGCAAGGGCATGCGCCGTTCGGTAGATGCACCTCTTGGCTCCAAGGCCAACGTCAGTCTGTTGTCTGTGCTTGTGAACCCCAACTCGCCATTGGCCGACGAACGCGTGTATAACGCGAATACGGCCGAGGCCGTAGAATATGCACTCGACAAGCTCGATGAGCGTTCGAGAATGGTGGTCGAATCCTATTTCGGTATCGCCCAAGATCACCTCACCATGTCCGAGATTGCCGATGACATGAACCTCAAGCGTGAGCGCGTCAGGCAGATTCGCGACCATGCCATCCGCCAAATTAAGAAACATTATAAACAATATCTCAGCAACCTATGA
- a CDS encoding DUF3078 domain-containing protein codes for MKNLLLIALALCSLNAHAAKPNGKYYRLFTPLTFFHGVSGSQLSIASSDPDEVSQAINQALMNVYLKRPDLVRITETEQQHAGTLRQDIIDQEIVQTATVVEQAEPMPSAPEVESVQVDVSKPNFWKFRGDSYLQFMQNYVSNNWYKGGESNYSAVGSLTLEANYDNKQKFKWENKLELKLGMQTSRSDSLHKFKAHEDLIRYTGKVGLQAAKRWYYTMQLLAYTQFTQGYRANDPKTYSDFMSPFNLSLGLGLDYKVSWLKGRITGTVNMSPLAINYRYVDRADLAGNFGVKLDRHTHSLTDFGSQLTASLEWRINDVVTWKTRLYSFSSFHREELEWENTFALRVSKYISANLFLFPRFDDNRQRDDELGYWQFKEYSSLGFSYNF; via the coding sequence ATGAAAAATCTCTTGTTAATCGCATTGGCACTCTGCTCGCTGAATGCTCATGCTGCCAAACCTAACGGCAAGTATTACAGGCTTTTCACGCCGCTAACATTCTTTCATGGCGTTTCTGGCAGTCAGCTCTCTATTGCTTCCAGCGACCCCGACGAGGTAAGCCAGGCCATCAATCAGGCGCTGATGAATGTCTATCTGAAGCGTCCCGATCTGGTGAGGATCACTGAGACCGAGCAGCAGCATGCTGGCACGCTTCGCCAGGACATCATCGATCAGGAAATCGTGCAGACGGCCACTGTCGTCGAGCAGGCCGAACCCATGCCGTCGGCTCCCGAGGTTGAGAGCGTACAGGTGGATGTGAGCAAGCCCAACTTCTGGAAGTTCCGTGGCGACAGCTATCTGCAGTTCATGCAGAACTACGTCAGCAACAATTGGTACAAGGGTGGCGAAAGCAACTACTCGGCAGTGGGTAGTCTGACGCTGGAGGCCAACTATGACAACAAGCAGAAGTTCAAGTGGGAGAACAAGTTGGAACTGAAGCTGGGTATGCAGACATCACGAAGCGACAGCCTTCACAAGTTCAAGGCCCACGAGGACCTGATTCGTTATACTGGCAAGGTGGGACTACAGGCTGCCAAGCGCTGGTACTACACCATGCAGTTGCTGGCCTATACGCAGTTCACTCAGGGCTATCGCGCCAACGACCCGAAGACGTACTCCGACTTTATGTCGCCGTTCAACCTCAGTCTTGGTCTTGGTCTTGACTACAAGGTTAGCTGGTTGAAAGGTCGCATCACGGGAACGGTCAACATGTCGCCTCTGGCCATCAACTACCGTTATGTAGATCGCGCCGACCTGGCTGGCAATTTCGGTGTGAAGTTAGACCGCCACACCCATTCACTGACCGACTTCGGTTCGCAGCTCACTGCTTCGCTTGAGTGGCGCATCAATGATGTGGTGACATGGAAGACGCGTCTCTACAGCTTTTCCAGTTTCCATCGCGAGGAGCTTGAGTGGGAAAACACCTTTGCCCTGCGCGTGTCTAAGTACATCTCTGCCAACCTGTTCCTCTTCCCGCGCTTCGATGATAATCGTCAGCGCGACGACGAGTTAGGCTACTGGCAGTTCAAGGAGTATTCTTCATTAGGCTTCTCCTACAATTTCTAA
- the trmD gene encoding tRNA (guanosine(37)-N1)-methyltransferase TrmD, with product MRIDIISVLPEMLEGFVHESILARAEKKGLAEIKLHNLRDYTLDKWRRVDDYPYGGSAGMVMQCEPIDRCITALKAERNYDEVIFTSPDGERFDQHMANELSLKGNLIILAGHYKGIDQRVRDHLITKEISIGDFVLTGGELVAAMIADAIVRVVPGVIGDEQSALSDCFQDDLLAAPIYTRPADYKGWKVPDILLSGNEAKIRNWELEQAMERTRRLRPDLLKEQ from the coding sequence ATGAGAATAGATATCATTTCAGTACTGCCAGAAATGCTTGAAGGCTTCGTGCACGAGTCCATCTTAGCGCGTGCCGAGAAGAAAGGACTAGCAGAAATAAAATTACATAACTTAAGAGATTATACGCTGGACAAGTGGCGTCGTGTGGACGACTACCCCTATGGTGGCAGCGCAGGCATGGTGATGCAGTGTGAACCGATAGACCGTTGCATCACAGCGCTGAAAGCCGAGCGCAACTACGACGAAGTGATCTTCACGTCACCCGACGGCGAGCGTTTCGATCAGCACATGGCCAACGAGCTGTCGCTGAAAGGCAACCTGATTATTCTGGCTGGCCACTACAAAGGCATAGACCAACGTGTGCGCGATCACCTGATTACGAAGGAAATTTCTATTGGCGACTTTGTGCTGACTGGCGGCGAACTGGTGGCTGCCATGATTGCCGATGCCATCGTGCGCGTGGTGCCCGGCGTGATTGGCGACGAGCAGAGTGCTCTGTCAGACTGCTTTCAGGACGACCTGCTTGCAGCTCCCATCTACACACGTCCTGCCGACTATAAAGGCTGGAAGGTACCCGACATCCTACTAAGTGGAAACGAAGCAAAAATAAGAAACTGGGAATTGGAACAAGCCATGGAGCGCACCCGCCGCTTGCGCCCCGACCTGCTGAAAGAGCAGTAA
- a CDS encoding patatin family protein has translation MNNTGLVLEGGAMRGLFTAGIIDVMMRHEVWPDGLIGVSAGAAFGCNMKSRQIGRAIRYNMRFAKDKRYSGIGSWLKTGNYFNAEFDYHIVPTRYDLFDDKTFNENPMTFFAVCTDVETGFPIYKRLDEVNDDTYDWIRASASMPLASKVVELEGIKLLDGGVSDSIPLEYFEKLGYQRNVVVLTQPEGFVKKPNRLMPIMRIALRKYPNMIKAMETRHEMYNRQLAYVRQAEAAGRCMVIRPETKIPIGHISHDPKEMKAVYDMGTRTGEQYIESIKAFYKEK, from the coding sequence ATGAATAATACGGGACTTGTACTGGAAGGCGGGGCTATGAGAGGGCTCTTCACTGCAGGTATCATCGACGTGATGATGCGCCACGAGGTGTGGCCGGACGGTTTGATTGGCGTGTCGGCAGGAGCGGCTTTCGGGTGTAACATGAAGTCGAGACAGATTGGACGTGCCATCCGCTATAACATGCGCTTTGCCAAGGACAAACGCTATAGCGGCATCGGATCGTGGCTTAAGACGGGCAACTACTTCAACGCTGAATTTGACTACCACATAGTGCCCACACGCTATGACCTGTTCGACGACAAGACCTTCAACGAGAACCCAATGACGTTCTTTGCCGTATGCACAGACGTTGAGACTGGATTTCCTATTTACAAGCGATTGGACGAGGTGAACGATGACACCTACGACTGGATACGCGCATCGGCATCCATGCCGCTTGCGTCAAAGGTCGTCGAACTGGAAGGCATCAAACTGCTGGATGGCGGTGTGAGCGACTCCATCCCGTTGGAGTACTTCGAAAAACTGGGCTACCAGCGCAACGTAGTGGTGCTGACGCAACCCGAAGGCTTCGTAAAAAAGCCTAACCGACTGATGCCCATCATGCGCATTGCACTTAGGAAATATCCAAACATGATTAAAGCCATGGAAACACGCCACGAGATGTACAACAGACAGCTGGCCTATGTTCGTCAAGCCGAGGCTGCGGGCAGGTGCATGGTGATACGTCCAGAAACGAAAATACCGATTGGACACATTTCCCACGACCCGAAGGAAATGAAGGCGGTATATGACATGGGAACTCGCACCGGAGAACAATACATTGAAAGTATAAAAGCTTTTTACAAAGAGAAATAG
- the ligA gene encoding NAD-dependent DNA ligase LigA: protein MDDKQRIMDLRRQLHEHNYKYYVLNQPEISDQEFDFMMHELQDLEAKHPELFDANSPTQRVGSDLQSDFRQVVHKYPMLSLANTYSEQDVREWYESVRKGLAGEDFEVCCEMKYDGLSISLTYVDGRLTQAVTRGDGVRGDDVTQNVRTISSIPLILPGSGYPHEFEIRGEILMPWSSFERLNREREAAEEPLFANPRNAASGTLKSLDSRVVAKRGLDAYLYYLLGEEVPAEGHFENLQLARSWGFKISEGMRKVKTVEEILDFINYWDTERKNLPVATDGIVLKVNALRQQRSLGYTAKSPRWAIAYKFKAERACTRLLEVTYQVGRTGAVTPVANMEPVQLAGTTVKRATLNNEDFIKSFDLHLGDAVYVEKGGEIIPKIVGVDVDQRPIIAMPVQFIKRCPECGTPLVRYEGEAAWYCPNDTGCPPQIKGRIEHFIARKAMNIDSLGPETVDEYYRRGLVKNVADLYQIDVQQINGDGSRTKSAQRIVNGIQKSKEVPFERVVFALGIRFVGETSARLLARHFKSMDALMAAGLAELQEVEGIGEVMAKSIIGYFHDAANIDIINRLRSYGLQMELQASQTASASDKLAGQSVVISGVFAHHSRDEYKLIIEQHGGKNVGSISGKTSFILAGENMGPSKLEKAQKLGIKIMNEEEFLELLK, encoded by the coding sequence ATGGACGACAAGCAGCGTATCATGGATTTGCGACGGCAGTTGCATGAACACAATTATAAATACTATGTACTGAATCAGCCAGAAATCAGCGATCAGGAGTTCGACTTCATGATGCACGAACTACAGGATCTGGAGGCCAAACATCCAGAACTGTTTGATGCCAACTCGCCCACACAGCGCGTGGGCAGTGACCTGCAGTCCGACTTTCGTCAGGTGGTACACAAATACCCCATGTTGTCGTTGGCCAACACCTATAGCGAGCAAGACGTGCGCGAATGGTATGAGAGTGTCCGCAAGGGTCTGGCTGGCGAAGATTTCGAGGTGTGTTGCGAAATGAAGTACGACGGTCTGAGCATCTCGCTGACCTATGTTGATGGCCGGCTGACGCAAGCTGTGACGCGTGGTGACGGCGTGCGGGGCGATGATGTGACCCAGAACGTGAGAACCATCTCCAGTATTCCGTTGATACTGCCCGGTAGCGGCTATCCCCATGAGTTTGAGATTCGTGGCGAGATACTGATGCCTTGGTCATCGTTCGAACGACTCAACCGCGAGCGCGAGGCAGCCGAAGAACCTTTGTTTGCCAATCCACGCAATGCCGCCAGCGGTACGCTGAAGAGTCTGGACTCAAGAGTGGTGGCCAAGCGTGGACTGGACGCCTATCTCTACTATCTGTTGGGCGAGGAAGTGCCTGCCGAAGGACATTTCGAAAACCTGCAGTTGGCGCGTTCGTGGGGATTCAAGATCTCCGAGGGCATGCGCAAGGTGAAGACAGTAGAGGAGATTCTGGATTTCATCAACTATTGGGACACCGAGCGCAAGAACCTGCCCGTGGCCACCGATGGCATCGTGCTGAAGGTGAACGCACTGCGTCAGCAGCGCTCGCTGGGCTATACGGCCAAGAGTCCCCGCTGGGCCATTGCCTATAAGTTCAAGGCCGAGCGTGCCTGCACCCGTCTGCTGGAGGTCACCTATCAGGTGGGGCGCACCGGTGCCGTGACGCCCGTGGCCAATATGGAGCCCGTGCAACTGGCAGGCACCACGGTGAAACGAGCCACGCTGAACAACGAAGACTTCATCAAGAGCTTCGACCTGCATCTGGGCGATGCCGTCTATGTAGAGAAGGGCGGTGAGATCATCCCTAAGATTGTGGGAGTCGATGTCGATCAGCGACCCATCATAGCCATGCCTGTACAGTTCATCAAGCGCTGTCCCGAATGTGGCACCCCCTTGGTGCGCTACGAGGGCGAGGCCGCCTGGTACTGTCCGAACGACACTGGCTGTCCACCACAGATCAAAGGTCGCATAGAGCACTTCATTGCCCGCAAGGCCATGAATATCGACTCACTGGGTCCTGAGACTGTCGATGAATACTATCGTCGTGGGCTGGTGAAGAACGTGGCCGACCTCTATCAGATTGACGTACAGCAGATCAATGGTGATGGCAGTCGCACCAAGTCGGCACAGCGCATCGTCAATGGTATTCAGAAATCCAAGGAAGTACCCTTCGAGCGTGTTGTCTTTGCGCTTGGCATCCGCTTTGTCGGCGAGACATCGGCGCGCCTGTTGGCCCGTCATTTCAAGTCGATGGATGCGCTGATGGCTGCCGGACTGGCAGAGCTCCAAGAAGTAGAAGGCATTGGCGAAGTGATGGCCAAGAGTATCATAGGCTATTTCCATGATGCCGCCAACATAGACATTATCAACCGATTGCGTTCGTACGGGTTGCAGATGGAACTGCAGGCCAGTCAGACGGCATCGGCTAGCGACAAGCTGGCAGGCCAGAGCGTGGTCATCAGTGGCGTGTTTGCCCATCACTCGCGCGATGAGTACAAGCTCATTATCGAGCAGCATGGCGGCAAGAACGTGGGTAGCATCAGCGGCAAGACCTCGTTCATCCTGGCTGGCGAGAACATGGGGCCGTCGAAACTCGAAAAAGCCCAAAAGCTCGGTATAAAGATTATGAATGAAGAAGAGTTTCTGGAATTGTTGAAATGA
- a CDS encoding B3/4 domain-containing protein, protein MNIIVSEEIVSVCPDFVGAAVEAQVKNTPFCEALWGEIRTLQAEVVHTLTNEQLKNLPGIAATRRVYKACGKDPSRYRPASEQLMRRLLQGKDLYQIDTLVDLVNLASMKYGYSIGGFDADKLDGQTLTLGVGREDEPYEGIGRGVLNIAGLPVYRDRVGGFGTPTSDHERTKMTLSTTHLLVLINGYDGNEQRVAENARYIQELLKHYADSDGGTVYIYK, encoded by the coding sequence ATGAATATCATCGTATCCGAAGAGATAGTATCCGTTTGCCCCGACTTCGTGGGCGCGGCCGTCGAGGCCCAGGTGAAGAATACACCCTTTTGCGAAGCCTTGTGGGGCGAAATCAGGACGCTGCAGGCAGAGGTGGTCCATACGTTGACTAACGAGCAACTGAAAAACCTGCCCGGCATTGCTGCCACCCGCCGCGTCTATAAGGCCTGTGGCAAGGATCCCTCTCGCTATCGTCCAGCCAGCGAACAGCTGATGCGCCGCTTGTTGCAAGGCAAGGACCTCTATCAGATAGATACCCTGGTGGACTTGGTCAACTTGGCCAGCATGAAGTATGGCTACAGCATTGGCGGCTTTGATGCCGACAAGTTGGACGGACAGACGCTGACCCTGGGCGTGGGACGCGAGGACGAGCCCTACGAGGGTATTGGCCGCGGTGTCTTGAATATTGCCGGACTGCCCGTCTATCGCGACAGGGTAGGAGGGTTTGGCACCCCCACTAGCGACCATGAGCGTACGAAGATGACCTTGTCAACCACCCACTTGCTGGTGCTTATCAATGGCTATGACGGCAACGAACAGCGGGTGGCTGAGAATGCCCGCTACATACAAGAACTACTGAAACACTATGCCGACAGCGATGGAGGTACAGTTTATATTTACAAATAA